CTGAATACCCAGTATGCCGTAAATAACCGGCAGGAAATAGGCGGTATTCGGGAAACCTACTGCTGTATCAGGGCAGTTTGCGGCTAGTTCTTGTTTAAATATTTTATAACTGGCATTTACTATGTTTCTGGCGCTATTTATAGAAGCTTCGGCTACTGTATTACTCATTTTTCATGTCCCTCCTTGATAATCAGGGCATTACCTGTAAGTGCATTACGCGGGCGGGGTTAGCTAAGTTCGTCTATCAGTTCACCCGCCAGCCGCATGGATTCCGGATGGCGTATTACCAGTATATCCGCCCCGGCAATAAGTAAAATAGCAGCGGACATAGCTTCAATCATAATAGCCCGTTTTTCGGTATTGCCCATTTCCGGGCTTTCCGCTTCGGGTATTTTGGCTTCTTTGGTTTTCCAGGCTTCCCGCCCGATATTGCAGATAAGGGGGTACTGGAGACGTTCGTCCTGCTGGGTGAGCGCCGCCAGACGGATGCGTTCTATCACCGAATACGAATATTCTATGCCGTATCCTATGCTGCTGACAGTGGGGTCCATAATAAGCCCTTCGGCGGGTACGCCCAGATTGCCCAGCAGGATATTAAGCTGTTTAGCCAAGTTTATATCTATGGGTGACGAAGCGATAATAGTATGTTTATAGGCCATGGCCTGGGCGGCTATTTTCTTATAGTCACCCTCTTCCACCGGCCCCAGTATAAGCTTTTTATCAGGGCAGGCTTCACTTGCCTTGCGGAGTACCTCGGTGTCCTTTTCATGGTTAGCCGTTCCCCAGACTATCAGGGGTACATCCACGGCATCTGCCACTTCCCGGACAATTTTGGCAGATTCTTCGGCAGAACGGTCAAGCCCGTTCGGGTCAGTGCTTTCCAGTTGAAGGCAGATAAGCTCCGCCCCGTATGTATCAACACATTTTTTAGCCCAGCTGACCGGGTTATTGACTGCATCCCCAAAGGGCTTTAAAACATCTTCCGGCCAATCTTCAGGCGGGGTGTCCTGTATTTCCATGGCTATTTTAGGTTTGCGGGGCATTTCCCCCTCAAACAGGTAAAAGGGCATGGAAGTTTCACCGCCTACAGTGACGGCTTTCGGCCCTTCACCCAGGGTTATTTCCTTGATACGGCCGTTGTAGTTTATTTTGGGTATTTCAAATGCCATAAACTTTCCTCCATGAGGGGGTTAAAAGTATTTGTCTATTTTACCAGACCGGCAGCCCTTTTGGCGGCGGTCAGGGTATTTAGCATAAGCATAATAATAGTCATAGGACCTACACCTTTGGGTACGGGGGTAATGGCAAAGGCCTTTTCCTTGACGGCTTCAAAATCAACATCACCGGAAAGTATCCGCTTGCCTTCGGGTGTGTAGCCTATACAGGTTGTGCCTACATCTATCACCACCGCGCCCTGCCTGACCATATCTGCGGTGATAAATTTGGGCTTGCCCATGGCGGATACCAGTATATCTGCCTGCGAAGTTATCAGCGGCAGGTTTTTAGTGCCGCTGTGGCAGATAGTGACTGTGGCGTTTGCCCCCGGGGCTTTTTGGAGCAGAATATTGGCCAGCGGTTTGCCGACCAGATTGCTCCGCCCCACTATAACTACATGGGTGCCCTCTATCTTTATGCCCGAACGGATTAAGAGTTCCTGAACGCCGTGGGGGGTGCAGGGCAAAAAGCAGGGTTCACCCAGGCACATTCTGCCTACGTTTACCGGGTGGAAACCGTCTACATCTTTATCCGGATTTATGGCATTTAAGACCAGATTTTCCGAAATCTGGACGGGCAGGGGTACCTGTACCAGAATACCGCTTATTTTGGGGTCTGCATTCAGCCTGGCTATCAGGGTCAGCAAATCCTCATTGGTGGCACTCTGTGGCAGCGGGTGATGCTCTGAATATATACCCAGATTCTGGCACATTTTTATTTTGGAGTCTACATAAGAGTGCGAAGCAGGGTCATCTCCCACCAGTACGGTGGCCAGACCGGGTACTATGCCGTGCTTGGCTTTAAGTGCAGTTACTTCACTGCGTATTTCTTCGCGGATGGCGGCGGCTATTTCTGTGCCGTTTATAATATGTGCGCTCATTATTCTGATACCTCTGTACGGTTTTTAATGCCAAGCCGGGTTGAAAGTATTTTGGCCACTGCCTGCACTGCCGGAGAGTTGTCAGGCAATTTAAGCAGGGGGGTTTGCTTCAGGTCAAATTCACGTATCATTTCATCTGCCGGCACGGTATCTGTATAGGCTATGCCCAGTTTATTAATCTCTGCTTCCAGACGCGGGTCAAGCGTTCCGGTGACCATGTTTATAATAACAGAAATCTGGCTGACATTAAGTTTCATTTCATCTACCAGCTGGCGTATCCGCCCCAGTGTCCGCACCCCTTTGACCGAGTGGTCAGATACTATAAAAAGGTGGTCTACATTCTGGGTGGTGCGGCGGGACAGGTGTTCCATACCGGCCTCGTTATCCATAACCACATAGCGGTAGTTCTGGCTGAGCTTGTCTATATAACTGCGCAGGATGCTGTTAGGGTAGCAGTAACAGCCATCACCTTCGCCCCGGCCCATGCTTATCATATCCAGCCCTGTGCTTTCCGCCAGAGTGGTATTCAGCTGATATTCCAGATAAGCTTCTTTGGTCATGCCGGGCGGCAGGTTTAATTTTACATTGTTAAAGCTGGCTATCAGCCCGCCCACAGTCTGCGGCACGTCTAAACCCAGGCTTTCCCCCAGATTGGCGTTGGCATCAGCATCTACCGCCAGCACCGGGGTGAGAGAGTTTTTTAAAAGCTGGCGTATAATCAGACTGGAAACGGATGTTTTGCCTACCCCGCCCTTGCCTGCCAGTGCAATAGTATAGGTCAAGTATTGCCTCCGTTAAATTTACTTAAAGCGGCATATACCTCAGGGAAATCACTGGATTTGGTATGAGGCAGGAACATGGCCGCCATATAGTTATCCATAAAGCTGGTGCTTTCAGACAGCTCTACATTGGTCATCATTTTGGCGGCGGCAGCGGCCTGTGTTTGGGCATTGGCATCAAAAGCACACAACCTGGCACCCGCCAAAGAGCCGTTGCCTACAAAAATGAAACGTTCTTCGGGAAGTTCGGGCAGCAAGCCTATATTGATAGCTTTTTTAATATTCAGTTTGGCCCCGAAAGTCCCGGCAATAATCACCTTTTCAAGGTTGTCAAAACCGGCGCCAGCACTTTCCAGCAGTGTCTGGTAACCGGCATACATGGCAGCCTTGGCCCGGATAAGGTTGTCTATATCTACCTCTGAAAGGGTTATATTCTGTCCCTGCCCGAATTCGCGGCCAAAGGCCAGTACATATTCGCAGCCGTCAGCACCTTTGCGAAGGCGGTTGGTTTTAATATTTGAGTTATATTTGCCGTTTTGCCCCAGCAGGCCGCATTTGAGCAGGGCGGATACCGTATTTATAAGACCTGCACCGCAGATGCCCTTGGGACTGCCGCCGCCTATAATGCTAAGTTTGGGTTCAAAATTTTGGGTATCCAGTTCAATATCTTCTACCGCCCCCGGTTTGGCCAGCATGCCGTTTTTTATGCCGCCGCCCTCAAAAGCCGGCCCGGCAGAGCAGGAAGCAGTTAACATAAAGTCTTTGTTACCAACTACTATTTCCCCGTTGGTGCCAATATCTATATACAGCACCAAACCTTCCCGGCGGGGGATATTGGTGCTTATTACTCCGGCCACTATATCACCGCCCACGTAGCTGGCAACACAGGGCAGGGTGTATATATATGCCTGCGGGCAGATGCTCAGATTTATATGGCGGGCAGGTATCAGCGGCAGCTCATTTGCCGCGGGTACGTACGGGGCAAGCCTGAGGTGTTTGGGGTCAAGCCCGTAAAGCAGCTGGGTAATGGTGGTATTGGCGGCTATGGTTGCAAACGAAATATCCTCCGCGGTAAGTCCGTATTCGGAAAGCATGGCGTTACCCAGATTGTTAAGGGTGTTTACTACTGCCCGCTGAAGCTGAATAAGACCGCCCTCTCTGGCAGCATAGTTTATCCGGCTGATAACGTCTTCCCCGAAGGGTATCTGACCGTTATATTCGGTTGCCTGTGCCAGCACCTTAGATTCGGTAAACTCCACTAGCTGTCCGCGGACACCGGTAGTGCCTATATCAAAAGCAAAAGCGTATGTTGCCTTAGTCTGGTCTCCCGGTTGGATATTTATTATCTTTTCCCCGCCGGGGGTTTTAAGCAAACTCACACTTACTTCCCAGTTATTTTCCCGCAGGGTTTCGGAAAGACCCGAAAGCAGGTGATAATCTATATCCGGCTCTGCCGGACACACAGGTTTAAGAAAACGTTTTAATCTGGCAAGGTCACTTGCGTTATCCGTACCGGACGGGGGGGTAAGTTTCAGAAAAACCTTTCGGAGAGGCAAAACGGCTTTATTTTCAGCAGGTTCAGGCTGGCTTTGCAGGGTGCAGCTTATAGTATCACCGCTTAGGGCGGTATCAAAACGTGATTCGGCCAGAATCTCCACTGTTACGTTTGATATAAGACGGCTCTGGCAGGCCAGCCGTATTCCCTGGGCAAACTCTTCAGCGCTTATCTGGAGGTGGTCTTCGCACTCCAGTTCGCCTTCCACCAGTTTTATACGGCAGCGTCCGCATACGCCTTCGCCCCCGCAGGAGGCACATAGCCCTGTTCCGGCGGCAATAGCCAAATCAAGCAGGCTGTCCCCCTTCTGGCCATTTATAATTTTATGGCCGGGCTCAAAGCAGACGCTAAATTTCTTCTCGGTCATCTTACTATTTTATCAGCTTTAAACAGATTAGACCAATTTAGAACAGGCCCTTAACCTTGCCGGTGTGAGTATCTATATCTATCCGCCTGAAATTGGGGTCAGACGAAGTACCGGGCATAAGTTTGATATCCCCCGCCACCGGCACTACCAGGCCTGCCCCCATATAGGTGAGTATATCACGTATAGGCAGGGTAAAGCCGCCGGGGCGTCCTTTAAGTGCGGGGTCATGCGAGAGGCTGAGGTGGGTTTTGACCATACAGCTGGGCATAAACTGGGTGTTGCCCGTGTTTTCCAGGCGGGCAAGTTTTTCCAAGGCTGTCTGGGTGTAGGAAACGCCGTCTGCCCCGTAAACCTTACGGGCAATGGTATAAATCCGTTCCCTCAGCGGCATATCTTCGGGGTAAAGGAAGTGAAAGTCATTAGGTTCGTTACAGGCATCTATCACTGCTTCGGCCAGTTCGGCTGCCCCTTCACCGCCGTTTGCCCAGTGATAGGAAACAGCTACTCTGGCACCTGCCTGCTCGGCTGTGCGGCGGATAATATCTATTTCCTGAGCTGTGTCTGCGGCAAAGTGGTTTATGCAGACCACCGGGTTTATGCCTGCCGTTTTTACGGTCTGGATGTGGGCAAGCATATTCTGGCAGCCCTTTTCCACCAGCGCCGCATTGGGAGTGGTATAGGCAGGGTCAAGGGGGGCGCCGGGAGTTACTTTGGGCCCGCCGCCGTGCATCTTTAAAGCCCTGACCGTAGCCACAATAACTGCACAATCCGGTTTTAAGCCGCTTAAGCGGCACTTTATATTCCAGAACTTTTCAAAACCGATATCCGCCCCGAAACCGCTTTCGGTCACATGGTAATCAGCCAGTTTAAGTGCCAGCCGGTCAGCCACAATAGATGACTGCCCGATAGCAATATTGGCAAAAGGCCCGGCATGGACAAACACCGGCTGGCCTTCTATAGTTTGAAGCAGGTTCGGGTTTACCGCCCGAAGGAGCAGGGCGGTCATGGCGCCGTCTACCTCAAGGTCTGCGGTGGTAACCGGTTCGCCGTTTTGACGGTAGGCTACAATTATCTTGCTCATGCGTTCCCGCAGGTCTGCCAAGCCGGTAAAAACCGAAAGTATGGCCATCACCTCGGAGCTTACGGATATGCCGAAGCCGGAGTGCATCTGGTAGCCGTCTGTTTTACCGCCTATACCCATTATGATTTCCCTGAGGGACTGGGCGCAAAAGTCTATTGCCCATTTCAGTTCCACTCTGGCAGGGTCTATATCCAGCCGTTTTAAACTGCGGCTGGACAGAAATTCATCTGTATTATTCGCTTCGTGCTGAATCCTGGCCTGAAGGGCGACCATGGCCAGATTGTGGGAATTGGTAACAGCATCTATATCCCCGGTCAGCCCCAGAGTAAAGGGTGAAAGCGGCAGGCACTGGGAGCGTCCTCCCCCGGCTGCCGAGCCTTTTATATTAAAGGTGGGGCCGCTGGAAGGCTGGCGGATTGCTCCGGTTACTTTCTTGCCCAGATTTCCCAGCCCCTGCACCAGCCCCATAGTGGTGGTGCTTTTACCTTCACCCAGCGGGGTGGGGGTAATGGCGGTTACATCTATATACTTGCCGTTTGGTCTGTCTTTCAGGCGGGTAAGTACCCCGGCAAAATCCACTTTGGCAACATATTTGCCGTGGGGGATTATTTCATCTTCGGTCAGGCCCAGTTCCTCGGCCAGCATTTTTGACGGTTTCAGGAATTCTTCGGCCTTTTCGGCTATTTCCCAGTCTTTCATCAGGCCGGGGTCAAGGTCTTTTAAGTGTGATTTGCGGTTATTTATAGTCAAAATACTCCCCGTAAAATCTTTAAAAGGTACTGAACCCAGTATATCAGACAGCCCCTTTTTTGCAATGATTTAAGTATAGAAAATGGTAATACGAAAGGCTTTTCCTGCCGGTTCTGGTATAATAAAAAAATGCACGAACTATTGCCCTTTTACGGCAAACGCCAGAAGTCATTTCTGAAGTGGTATATGCGTCTGGCATCACTCAGCCGCTGGCCGCTTGCAGGCGGTCTGGTAAAGAAATATGCCAACCATTATGCCCGCAAACAGCATGGCGGGTATTTGCTGAATCTGTCCGAAGCCAAAGAGATACTGGACATGTCCGAAAATATTTATCTCGGCCCGTGCAGCTGCCGTGAGGTTTTTAAAAACTGTGATGCCCCGGTTATGGCGGAGATTATAATAGGGGCGGGCGGGCATGTCTACCGGGATACACTTGGAAAGTTTAAGCCCATCAGCCGTGAGCAGGCACTGGAGGTTATTATATCCTGCCAGCAGGCCGGGCTGATGACCACCCTGGTACACTGCAAAGAGCATTTTTATTCTATCTGCAACTGCTGCCGCTGCTGCTGTGTGCCGTACCGTCTAAAGCACCAGTACGGCATAGAGTTTGCCTTGGTAAGGGATAAAAATATTGTTAACCGTTTTGCACAGTTTCTAAAGGAGGAAGGCCTGCATGGAGTACCGGAAAATATACAGCCGCCTAAAACCTGAGCTTCTTTTTGATACCCTTAAAGACTTAATTACCAAACATGGCGGGCATCTGGAAAGTGCCAGCAGTGACAATTACTCTGTAACCGACTCTTCTTCAGATTTCATTTTCAAAGGAACTATGGTCTTCAGCCGGGTGAAAAACAGCTCTGCTGCCTGTGCCAGTGTGTATGTAATGGGGTCTGAACGTAAGGACAGCCGGGTAATACTGGATATAGAGCCGGGTGCTTTCGGCGAGGCGGCTGTAAAATGCCTGCTGGATGAGGTGGATTTTTTGCTGGGCGAATACGAAAAAAAATAGCTTTCAGCGTTTGAACAAACACAATGTATAGGATATAATCTTTTCTAATTGTCTTGACTAAATTTAGAAGGTGCGCATGCTTAAAACTCATAGCTGTGCCTTAACTCAGGAAAATATTGGCACTGAAGTTACTCTGGCAGGTTGGGTACACCGCCGCCGAGACCATGGCGGGGTTATATTTATTGACCTTCGTGACCGGGAAGGCATTGTTCAGGTGGTATTTAACCCCGAACAGTCCGCTGCCTGTCTGGATATCGGTAAAGAACTGCGGAGTGAATATGTCCTGCAGGTAAAAGGCATTAAATCCAGCGGAAAAATGTTTTGCGGTGAACTGCTGCCGCTCATTTTGAAGTGTATAAGGGATAATGATATTGACCTGCTGTGTGTGGCTTCTCATGGATATACCGGTATTAAGAAAATGGTACTGGGCAGCGTTTCCGAAAAGCTTATTAAATCTACCAATCTGCCGGTTTTGCTGGTAAAAGATGGGTACGACGCAGACAAGGCAGCTTTCGGGAATATTTTATTGCCACTGGATGGCTCTCTTTTTTCAGAGGCTTGTCTGAAGCAGGTATCAGTTCTGGCCCGTGATTTTAAAAGCAAACTTACCCTGCTGGTGGTTATTCAGCCCCCCTGCATACCCTCAGATCGTTCCCCCAGTATTCAACCCAGCTGGGATGAATACTATCAGGCGCTTCTGGAGGAGCTTAAACAACAGGCGCAGGCCTATCTGGAGCGGCTTACCGGCGAATTGCGGGAAAATGGAATTGAAACTGAATTCCGTATGGAAGTTTCAGATAATATTCCTGAAACTATTTTGAGTACCGCCGAAGATATAAATGCCTCTCTTATTTCATTTACCACCCATAACCGCTCCGGAATAGAGAAATGGTATTATGGAAGTGTGGCAGCCGGTTTGATTGAAAATTCCCCGCGCCCCATGCTGTTATGGCGGAACAGCATTTAAACTTTGCTTGACACTTGCCTTTACTCCTTCCTACAATTAGACAAGAAAAAGGCATGAAAAAGATTTATGACTTAAGCCCCGAAATACGCCCTGAAATGATTAGCTGGCCGGGTGATGGCCCTCCGCAGATAAAGCTTTTGCATAGTATCAGGGGTGGTTTTCCCACCAACCTCGGTCAGCTTACCATGACATTACATAACGGCAGCCATATTGATGCCCCCCTCCATTTTTTTGAAGATGGCGATGGGGTGGGTGAGATACCCCTTGAGATACTTATTGGCAATGTCCGTGTTTTGTGCTTTAGCGGGGTGAAAACTATAACCCGTGATATGCTTGAGCAGGCTGAACTAAGGGGGGTAACCCGGCTTATACTGGCTACGGATAATGAAACCCTTTGGGATAAGCCTGATTTTGACCGGAACTATACTTATATAGACATCGGGGCTGCCCGTTATCTGACCGAGATAGGTATACGCCTGCTGGGTATAGATTACCTTTCGGTAGAGGATTTTGAAGAGACTCAGGGAGTGCACAAGCACCTTTTAAGCCGTGGGGTAGTTATATTGGAAAGTCTGCAGCTTGCAGGTGTGGCTGAAGGGGATTATGAGCTTTTTTGCCTGCCCTTGAAACTGGGTAAAGTAGACGGTGCCCCCGCCAGAGTAATATTAATAGAGAGATAACAGTTTGAAAGACGTAAAGATAGTGCCGGCTGTACTTACCGATGACCCTGCGGCCTTTGAGTGTATGCTAAACCAGCTGGAGAGTTTTGCTCCTTCTGCCCAGATAGATATTATGGACGGGCAGTTTGTGCCTTCGCTAAGCATCCCACCTGAAGTACTGGGCAGATACAAGCCCCGTTTTGCCTCTGAAATACACCTGATGACCCTTAATCCAGAAGAATACCTTACCTATTGCAAGCAGCACGGCGCTTTCAGGGTAATATTCCATTTTGAAGCAACAACCCGCCCCGA
This sequence is a window from Dehalococcoides mccartyi 195. Protein-coding genes within it:
- a CDS encoding formate--tetrahydrofolate ligase, with the translated sequence MTINNRKSHLKDLDPGLMKDWEIAEKAEEFLKPSKMLAEELGLTEDEIIPHGKYVAKVDFAGVLTRLKDRPNGKYIDVTAITPTPLGEGKSTTTMGLVQGLGNLGKKVTGAIRQPSSGPTFNIKGSAAGGGRSQCLPLSPFTLGLTGDIDAVTNSHNLAMVALQARIQHEANNTDEFLSSRSLKRLDIDPARVELKWAIDFCAQSLREIIMGIGGKTDGYQMHSGFGISVSSEVMAILSVFTGLADLRERMSKIIVAYRQNGEPVTTADLEVDGAMTALLLRAVNPNLLQTIEGQPVFVHAGPFANIAIGQSSIVADRLALKLADYHVTESGFGADIGFEKFWNIKCRLSGLKPDCAVIVATVRALKMHGGGPKVTPGAPLDPAYTTPNAALVEKGCQNMLAHIQTVKTAGINPVVCINHFAADTAQEIDIIRRTAEQAGARVAVSYHWANGGEGAAELAEAVIDACNEPNDFHFLYPEDMPLRERIYTIARKVYGADGVSYTQTALEKLARLENTGNTQFMPSCMVKTHLSLSHDPALKGRPGGFTLPIRDILTYMGAGLVVPVAGDIKLMPGTSSDPNFRRIDIDTHTGKVKGLF
- a CDS encoding bifunctional 5,10-methylenetetrahydrofolate dehydrogenase/5,10-methenyltetrahydrofolate cyclohydrolase; amino-acid sequence: MSAHIINGTEIAAAIREEIRSEVTALKAKHGIVPGLATVLVGDDPASHSYVDSKIKMCQNLGIYSEHHPLPQSATNEDLLTLIARLNADPKISGILVQVPLPVQISENLVLNAINPDKDVDGFHPVNVGRMCLGEPCFLPCTPHGVQELLIRSGIKIEGTHVVIVGRSNLVGKPLANILLQKAPGANATVTICHSGTKNLPLITSQADILVSAMGKPKFITADMVRQGAVVIDVGTTCIGYTPEGKRILSGDVDFEAVKEKAFAITPVPKGVGPMTIIMLMLNTLTAAKRAAGLVK
- a CDS encoding ASKHA domain-containing protein gives rise to the protein MTEKKFSVCFEPGHKIINGQKGDSLLDLAIAAGTGLCASCGGEGVCGRCRIKLVEGELECEDHLQISAEEFAQGIRLACQSRLISNVTVEILAESRFDTALSGDTISCTLQSQPEPAENKAVLPLRKVFLKLTPPSGTDNASDLARLKRFLKPVCPAEPDIDYHLLSGLSETLRENNWEVSVSLLKTPGGEKIINIQPGDQTKATYAFAFDIGTTGVRGQLVEFTESKVLAQATEYNGQIPFGEDVISRINYAAREGGLIQLQRAVVNTLNNLGNAMLSEYGLTAEDISFATIAANTTITQLLYGLDPKHLRLAPYVPAANELPLIPARHINLSICPQAYIYTLPCVASYVGGDIVAGVISTNIPRREGLVLYIDIGTNGEIVVGNKDFMLTASCSAGPAFEGGGIKNGMLAKPGAVEDIELDTQNFEPKLSIIGGGSPKGICGAGLINTVSALLKCGLLGQNGKYNSNIKTNRLRKGADGCEYVLAFGREFGQGQNITLSEVDIDNLIRAKAAMYAGYQTLLESAGAGFDNLEKVIIAGTFGAKLNIKKAINIGLLPELPEERFIFVGNGSLAGARLCAFDANAQTQAAAAAKMMTNVELSESTSFMDNYMAAMFLPHTKSSDFPEVYAALSKFNGGNT
- a CDS encoding AAA family ATPase, which gives rise to MTYTIALAGKGGVGKTSVSSLIIRQLLKNSLTPVLAVDADANANLGESLGLDVPQTVGGLIASFNNVKLNLPPGMTKEAYLEYQLNTTLAESTGLDMISMGRGEGDGCYCYPNSILRSYIDKLSQNYRYVVMDNEAGMEHLSRRTTQNVDHLFIVSDHSVKGVRTLGRIRQLVDEMKLNVSQISVIINMVTGTLDPRLEAEINKLGIAYTDTVPADEMIREFDLKQTPLLKLPDNSPAVQAVAKILSTRLGIKNRTEVSE
- a CDS encoding acetyl-CoA decarbonylase/synthase complex subunit delta, coding for MAFEIPKINYNGRIKEITLGEGPKAVTVGGETSMPFYLFEGEMPRKPKIAMEIQDTPPEDWPEDVLKPFGDAVNNPVSWAKKCVDTYGAELICLQLESTDPNGLDRSAEESAKIVREVADAVDVPLIVWGTANHEKDTEVLRKASEACPDKKLILGPVEEGDYKKIAAQAMAYKHTIIASSPIDINLAKQLNILLGNLGVPAEGLIMDPTVSSIGYGIEYSYSVIERIRLAALTQQDERLQYPLICNIGREAWKTKEAKIPEAESPEMGNTEKRAIMIEAMSAAILLIAGADILVIRHPESMRLAGELIDELS
- a CDS encoding cyclase family protein; translation: MKKIYDLSPEIRPEMISWPGDGPPQIKLLHSIRGGFPTNLGQLTMTLHNGSHIDAPLHFFEDGDGVGEIPLEILIGNVRVLCFSGVKTITRDMLEQAELRGVTRLILATDNETLWDKPDFDRNYTYIDIGAARYLTEIGIRLLGIDYLSVEDFEETQGVHKHLLSRGVVILESLQLAGVAEGDYELFCLPLKLGKVDGAPARVILIER